The region CCTCCGCACTATCATCCAGCGCTCGAGCACGTGACCGTCCTCCAAGGCGTCTTCAACTTCGGCATGGGTGAGGCACGCGACCGTACGCAGACCACGGCCGTACCGGTCGGGGGTTTCGTGGTCGTGCCCATCGAGCATCCCCACTTCGTATGGGTGGATGAAGAGACGGTCATCCAGCTTCACAGCACCGGCCCCAGAAAGAGAAGAGGCTGATAAGGCCGGGCCACCG is a window of Deinococcota bacterium DNA encoding:
- a CDS encoding cupin domain-containing protein, with amino-acid sequence MVLALGLFGVLSAQAQDEPGHILVLPDALEWQSGPGSLPPGAEFILLEGNPSEEGPLTLRLRFPAGYEIPPHYHPALEHVTVLQGVFNFGMGEARDRTQTTAVPVGGFVVVPIEHPHFVWVDEETVIQLHSTGPRKRRG